From the genome of Leptotrichia sp. HSP-342:
TCTGAGAAAAAATGTAGTATTCTCTGATGGAGAAAAATTTGATGCAAAGGCTGTAAAAGCTAACTTTGATGCAATTATGGAAAATAAGGATAGACATGGATGGCTTGAAAGTGTACGACTTTTTGATGGATTTGAAACGCCTGATGACTATACATTTAAAATAAAATTGAAGGAACCATATTATCCAATGCTAATTGAACTTGGGTCAATACGTCCATTCAGATTTATTTCACCTAAAGCTATGAAAAATGGGAAAAGTATAAAAAATGGAGTAGATAAATATGTTGGAACAGGACCTTATGTGCTAAAATCAAATAAAACTGACGAGGAAGCTGTTTTTGAAGTGAATGATAAGTATTGGGGAGAAAAACCAAAAATTAAAACAATTCGTGTAAAGGTTATTCCTGAAGAGCAAACTAGATCGCTTGCACTTGAAAAAGGAGATATTGACATCGTGTTTGGGCGTGATATGATCGATAGCGAATCATTTAAGAAATTTAAAGATAAAAAAGGATTTACCGCTATGATGTCTGAACCTGTAGCAACAAGAATGATGCTTGTAAATACAACAAAGGGAGCATTAACTGACAAGAATATACGTAAGGCATTGCAACATGTACTTGATAAAAAAGAAATTTCTCAAGGGATTTTTGAAGGAACAGAAACCCCAGCTGATACAATCCTTGCAAAAACAGTCCCTTATGCAAATATTGATGTGCCAGTTTACAATTATTCTTTAGATGAAGCAAAAAAATTATTAGATGCGGCAGGATGGACAGCTGGAGCTGACGGAAAAAGACAAAAGGATGGAAATAATTACATTGAATTACAATGCTGACAGCGTGAGCGAAAAATCAATTTCAGAATACTTTGCTCAACAGCTAGCTAAGATTGGTGTTGAATTGAAGACAGTTGGGGAAGAGGAGCAGTCTTACAGAGATAGAATGAAAAAAGGAGATTTTGATATTGTATTCAATATTTCATGGGGAGTACCTTATGATCCGCAATCATTCTTAGGTGGTATGAGAAAACCAGTTTATGGAGATTATGCAGCACAGCAAGGATTATCTCAAAAATCACAAATTGATGATTCTATTCTAAAAGGCTTGAAAACTACAAGTGAAACTGAAAGAGCTGAATTATTTAAATATGTTCTGACAACTTTACAAGATGAGGCTGTTTATATTCCAATAACTTATGAAACAAATAGAGCAATCTTTAATGATAGAGTTCAAGACGTTAAATTTGGTACATCGCTATATGAAGTTCCATATTATTCAATGAGTTTAAAATAAGGTAAGTGAAGAATATTTTTAATATAAGTATTTGTTTTATATTAGAAAGGAAATCTAATTAAGTGAAAAAATATATAATAAAAAGAATTTTAATATCAATTCCGTTAATTATTGGGATTACTTTTATTGCGTTTTGTCTTATAAATCTGATTCCGTCAGATCCGGCAGAAGTGGCTTTACGTGTAAATGATATTACTCCGACAGAAGCTGATATTCATAGAATGCGTGAGTTGCTGAGATTAAATAGACCATTTTTACTCAGATATTTTGACTGGTTGTGGAAAAGTCTGCATTTTGACTTTGGAATTTCTTATGTAAATACGAATAGGAAAGTTGCAGATGAAATTGCAAGAACATTACCAGTTACGTTAAAATTAGCCGGAATTTCACTTGTTATGATACTTGGCATAAGCATTCCAATTGGAGTGCTTTGTGCTGTTAAGAAAAATAGTTTTTTTGATAAAATTATAAGAATAATCGTATTTTTCGGAACTGCAATTCCAGACTACTGGCTATCACTAATTTTATTGTCAATTTTTGCATTAAAACTAAATATGTTTCCAATAAGTGAGGCAAGTTCGATTTCAGGCTATATTTTGCCTGCCTTTGCACTCAGTATGAGCTATATTTCCACATATATTCGATTAATTCGGACAAATATGATAGAAACGCTAGAAGAAGACCATATTTACTATGCAAAAGTGAGAGGACTTTCAAAAAAATCAATAATTTTTAAACATGCACTAAAAAATTCAATTCATTCTTCGTTAAATGTGCTTGGAATGAGTATTGTAAAATTAGTTGCAGGAACGTTTATAATTGAAAATATATTTGTGTTGCCTGGAATTGGAAGACTTTGTGTTCAGGCGATATTTGGACGTGATTATCCAGTAATTCAAGCATATATATTACTTATGGGAATTTTATTTGTTGGATGCAATTTGCTGGTGGATATTGTGAGCTGCTGTATTGATCCAAGACTTGCGGAAACGGAGGCGTAAATGTTGAAAAAGATATTAAAAGACAAAGTGGCATTGGTATGTCTAATTATCCTCGTATTAATCATTTTAATGGGAATTTTTGCACCGATTATTTCTACATACAATCCACTTGAAGGAAGCATTACTCAAAAATTTAAAAATCCATCATTTAAGCATTTGCTAGGAACTGATTATTTGGGACGTGATACATTTACAAGGCTTATTTATGGAGTTAGAACGACTTTACTGCTTTCTATTGTTACAATGATTCCAACTATTTTGATAGGATTATTTGTGGGACTAATTTCTGGATATTTTAGGGGAATTGTGGATGAAATTCTTATGAGATTTTGTGATGTGATGATGTCGTTTCCGAGTCAAATTATGATTCTAGCTATAGTTGGTGCTTTGGGAATAGGGATTAAAAATGTTATCATTGCAAATATCGCTGTAAAATGGATGTGGTATGCCAGAATGATACGTGGAAATGTAATTCGTCAAAATGATAAAAACTATATTCTTTTTTCAAAGACAATTGGAGCAAAAACTTCTTACATTTTCAGAAAGCACATTATTCCAATGATAATGCCTGAATTAATTGTATTAATAACGCTGGATATGGGATGGCTAATTTTAAGCATTTCAACATTATCTTTCTTAGGACTGGGAGTGCAGGCTCCGACACCTGAATGGGGTGCAATGCTAAGTGAAGCCAAAAATGTAATTGCAACAAAACCAGAACAGATGCTAGCTCCTGGACTTGCCATTGTAATTACAGTTACAGTCTTTAATTTGCTAGGAGACAGTTTTAAGGATAATAAATAAAAGGAGTTCAAGCATAAGATGAAAATATTGGAAGTAAAAAATTTGGTAATAAAACTGAAAAAAGATAATAGGGAAATAATAAAAAATATTAACTTTTCAATGGAAAAGAACACTTGCCTTGGTATTCTGGGAGAAAGCGGGAGCGGGAAAAGTGTTACGTGCAAGTCAATTTTAAATATTTTGAATAAAAATTTTGATGTAAAAGGGAAAATTATTTTTGATGGAAAAAATCTGCTTGAGTGTAAGGAAGAGGAAATGAGGGAAATTCGTGGGAAAGAAATTTGCATGATTTTGCAAAATCCGATGACTTCATTTGATCCTTTGTACACAATTGAAAATCAGATGGTGGAAACTTTTTTGGAACATATTAAAATTTCAAGGCAAGATGCTGTGAATTTGGCGAAAGAGTCGCTTGAAAAAATGCGGCTAAAGGATATTGATAATGTTTTAAAAAAATATCCGCACGAACTAAGTGGCGGAATGCTGCAAAGAATAATGATTGCAATAGCCATCGCATTAAAACCAAAATTAATCATAGCCGACGAGCCAACAACTGCTATTGATTCCCTCAATCAAAAGGATATTATTGAAGAATTTAAAATATTAAAAAATGAGATAAACGTATCAATATTATTTGTAACCCATGATTTAGGAATTTTATCCTATTTGGCAGATAATCTGATTGTAATGCAAAATGGGAAAATTGTGGAAAGTGGTACAACTTCTGAAATTATAAATAATTATAAGCACGAGCATACAAATTTTTTGATTGAAACACGGCGAGCCTTGATGAAAAAATTTAAGGAAGTAGCTGATTAAGCCATTTGATGAAAGTGAGAATAAAAAATGGAAGAAAATAAAATAAACAAAAAAAATAATATTTTACTAAAAGTTTCAAATATTACTAAGAGTTATACTGAAAAGAAGTTTTTGAAAAAAACTGTAAAAAATGTGTTAAAAGATGTATCATTTTCATTGGAAAAAGGAAAATGTCTTGGAATTATCGGGGAAAGCGGAAGCGGGAAAAGTACGCTTGGGAGAATTTTGACTGGAATTGAAAATTCCGATAGTGGATTTGTAGAATTTGAAGGGAAAAATATTCATAAAAAGGAAAATAAAGAAATAAAAAATGATATAAGTATTGTTTTTCAAAATTATGTTTCTTCTGTAAATCCTAAATTTTCTATTGCCGAGATTATTTCTGAACCTTTGATAATTGAAACAACAATGAAAAAAAATGAAATTAATGAAGAATTAAAAAATTTGATAAAAGATGTGGGACTTTCTGAAGAATTTTTAGAGAGATTTCCAAATGAACTAAGCGGAGGACAGCTTCAAAGAGTGTGCATAGCAAGGGCAATCGCAACAAAGCCTAAGTTTATTATGTTAGATGAGGCTGTAAGTTCACTTGATGTGTCTACACAGGTGGAAATTTTGGATTTATTGCAGAAATTGAAGAAAGAGTATAATTTGTCGTATATTTTTGTAACGCACGATTTGCTTACGATAACTTATATTTGCGACAGCGTAATATTTTTTCGCAATGGAAAGATTGAAGAGGAAATATCTGATATAAAAAATTTAAAAAATATAAAAAAAGATTACTCAAGAAAATTGATTGATGCAGTAATAGAATTTTAATGTTTACATTCACAAGATAAAAATGTTATAATTAACAATATAAAAAATATATGATTGGAGAGAAACAAGTGTGGATGTACATCATTTAAAAATTTTCTTTGAGGCGTGCAAGGAAAAAAGTTTTACAAAAGCTGCAAAAAATTTATTTATAAGTCAATCTGCGGTATCAATACAAATAAAAAAACTGGAAACAAAACTTGGAATCCAGCTTATTGAAAGAAATTCTAAAAATTTTAGGTTGACTTTTGCGGGAAAAGAGCTTTATCGAATGTCAAAGGATGTTTTT
Proteins encoded in this window:
- the opp1B gene encoding nickel/cobalt ABC transporter permease, producing the protein MKKYIIKRILISIPLIIGITFIAFCLINLIPSDPAEVALRVNDITPTEADIHRMRELLRLNRPFLLRYFDWLWKSLHFDFGISYVNTNRKVADEIARTLPVTLKLAGISLVMILGISIPIGVLCAVKKNSFFDKIIRIIVFFGTAIPDYWLSLILLSIFALKLNMFPISEASSISGYILPAFALSMSYISTYIRLIRTNMIETLEEDHIYYAKVRGLSKKSIIFKHALKNSIHSSLNVLGMSIVKLVAGTFIIENIFVLPGIGRLCVQAIFGRDYPVIQAYILLMGILFVGCNLLVDIVSCCIDPRLAETEA
- the opp1C gene encoding nickel/cobalt ABC transporter permease, translating into MLKKILKDKVALVCLIILVLIILMGIFAPIISTYNPLEGSITQKFKNPSFKHLLGTDYLGRDTFTRLIYGVRTTLLLSIVTMIPTILIGLFVGLISGYFRGIVDEILMRFCDVMMSFPSQIMILAIVGALGIGIKNVIIANIAVKWMWYARMIRGNVIRQNDKNYILFSKTIGAKTSYIFRKHIIPMIMPELIVLITLDMGWLILSISTLSFLGLGVQAPTPEWGAMLSEAKNVIATKPEQMLAPGLAIVITVTVFNLLGDSFKDNK
- a CDS encoding ABC transporter substrate-binding protein encodes the protein MEIITLNYNADSVSEKSISEYFAQQLAKIGVELKTVGEEEQSYRDRMKKGDFDIVFNISWGVPYDPQSFLGGMRKPVYGDYAAQQGLSQKSQIDDSILKGLKTTSETERAELFKYVLTTLQDEAVYIPITYETNRAIFNDRVQDVKFGTSLYEVPYYSMSLK
- a CDS encoding ABC transporter ATP-binding protein is translated as MEENKINKKNNILLKVSNITKSYTEKKFLKKTVKNVLKDVSFSLEKGKCLGIIGESGSGKSTLGRILTGIENSDSGFVEFEGKNIHKKENKEIKNDISIVFQNYVSSVNPKFSIAEIISEPLIIETTMKKNEINEELKNLIKDVGLSEEFLERFPNELSGGQLQRVCIARAIATKPKFIMLDEAVSSLDVSTQVEILDLLQKLKKEYNLSYIFVTHDLLTITYICDSVIFFRNGKIEEEISDIKNLKNIKKDYSRKLIDAVIEF
- a CDS encoding ABC transporter ATP-binding protein yields the protein MKILEVKNLVIKLKKDNREIIKNINFSMEKNTCLGILGESGSGKSVTCKSILNILNKNFDVKGKIIFDGKNLLECKEEEMREIRGKEICMILQNPMTSFDPLYTIENQMVETFLEHIKISRQDAVNLAKESLEKMRLKDIDNVLKKYPHELSGGMLQRIMIAIAIALKPKLIIADEPTTAIDSLNQKDIIEEFKILKNEINVSILFVTHDLGILSYLADNLIVMQNGKIVESGTTSEIINNYKHEHTNFLIETRRALMKKFKEVAD
- the nikA gene encoding nickel ABC transporter substrate-binding protein, which translates into the protein MKKKKNFKFLLLLTGILLFVLSCGGNVRKNASKDEIVAANFRDIRDLNPDNYAGELYAQNILYEGLVTINKDGSIAPQLAEKWEISKDGREYTFHLRKNVVFSDGEKFDAKAVKANFDAIMENKDRHGWLESVRLFDGFETPDDYTFKIKLKEPYYPMLIELGSIRPFRFISPKAMKNGKSIKNGVDKYVGTGPYVLKSNKTDEEAVFEVNDKYWGEKPKIKTIRVKVIPEEQTRSLALEKGDIDIVFGRDMIDSESFKKFKDKKGFTAMMSEPVATRMMLVNTTKGALTDKNIRKALQHVLDKKEISQGIFEGTETPADTILAKTVPYANIDVPVYNYSLDEAKKLLDAAGWTAGADGKRQKDGNNYIELQC